One Oncorhynchus masou masou isolate Uvic2021 chromosome 18, UVic_Omas_1.1, whole genome shotgun sequence DNA window includes the following coding sequences:
- the LOC135504632 gene encoding RNA-binding protein 38-like, which translates to MLFHQFVNGGLETMHPTIQNDTTFTKIFVGGLPYHTNNASLRKYFETFGDIDEAVVITDRQTGKSRGYGFVTMMDRGAAERACKDPNPIIDGRKANINLAYLGAKPRSPQTGFSIGVQQVHPALIQRQYGLAQQYVYPQAFLQPSLLLQSHLSPSQASLSSPYLDYSSTYAPYTSTPSTGLEHYPYAPSPSASYLRYSYSPATPGPTMSAPPTPPTPIHLSLNPLAGLSAPPAAYLQYPLHHPDRMQ; encoded by the exons ATGCTTTTCCATCAATTTGTTAACGGAGGTCTGGAGACAATGCATCCCACTATTCAGAATGACACTACTTTCACTAAGATTTTTGTCGGTGGTTTACCTTATCATACCAACAATGCATCCCTTCGAAAATACTTCGAAACGTTCGGGGATATTGACGAGGCCGTTGTGATAACGGACAGACAAACCGGGAAATCCCGAGGATACGGCTTT GTGACTATgatggacagaggggcagcagaGCGGGCATGTAAAGACCCCAACCCCATCATCGACGGTAGGAAGGCTAACATCAACCTGGCCTACCTGGGAGCCAAGCCACGCAGCCCACAGAcag GTTTCTCCATCGGTGTGCAGCAGGTCCATCCCGCCCTGATCCAGAGGCAGTATGG ATTGGCCCAGCAGTATGTGTACCCCCAGGCCTTCCTCCAGCCCAGCCTGTTGCTCCAGTCCCACCTCAGCCCCTCTCaggcctccctctcctccccgtaTCTGGACTATAGCTCAACCTATGCCCCCTacacctccaccccctccactggCCTGGAGCACTACCCCTACGCCCCCTCGCCCTCTGCTAGCTACCTCCGCTACAGCTACTCCCCCGCCACACCAGGCCCTACCATGtctgccccccccacccctcccacaCCCATCCACCTCTCCCTCAACCCCCTCGCTGGCCTCTCTGCCCCCCCTGCAGCCTACCTCCAATATCCCCTCCACCACCCCGACCGTATGCAGTGA
- the LOC135504631 gene encoding aquaporin-4 isoform X2 produces MTLRELRSREFWRAMLAELLGSLVFVSAVLGASVPGPGEASTGPLYPALAAGMVAVALGHCFGEISGAQVNPAVTLSLLATRRLDLVRALVYVGAQCLGASLGAGALYFALPLKTTADCFVSRVPLEVNAAQALGMELLSTFQLVFTVFSVEDHRRREYTEPGNLAIGFSLSAGVLIGGRFSGGSMNPARSLGPAIITGFWENHWVYWIGPVLGAVLAGVSHEFFFAPSASRQKLVACLTCKDIEMVEATSVSRSSLSTVTQTAMRAKQVNKQEQN; encoded by the exons ATGACACTGCGTGAG TTGCGGAGTCGTGAGTTCTGGCGTGCCATGCTGGCCGAGCTGCTGGGTTCCCTGGTGTTTGTGAGTGCTGTTCTGGGGGCCTCTGTGCCGGGCCCTGGAGAGGCCTCCACGGGGCCCCTCTACCCAGCCCTGGCTGCAGGCATGGTGGCTGTTGCCCTGGGACACTGTTTTGGAGAGATCAGCGGAGCACAG GTGAACCCAGCAGTTACCCTGTCTCTGTTGGCCACGCGGAGGCTGGACCTggtgagggccctggtgtacGTGGGAGCCCAGTGTCTGGGGGCCTCCCTGGGGGCCGGGGCTCTCTACTTCGCCCTGCCCCTCAAAACCACTGCAGACTGCTTCGTCAGCAGG GTTCCTCTCGAGGTGAACGCGGCCCAGGCTCTAGGGATGGAGCTTCTGTCAACCTTCCAGCTGGTCTTTACTGTGTTCTCCGTGGAGGACCACCGTCGTAGGGAGTACACAGAACCAGGGAACCTGGCCATCGGCTTCTCTCTCAGCGCAGGCGTGCTCATCGGG GGTCGGTTCTCTGGAGGCAGTATGAACCCGGCACGTTCCCTGGGTCCAGCCATCATCACTGGCTTCTGGGAAAACCACTGG GTGTACTGGATTGGACCGGTGCTGGGTGCAGTGCTGGCTGGGGTGTCCCATGAGTTCTTCTTTGCCCCCAGTGCATCGAGGCAGAAGCTGGTTGCGTGTCTGACCTGTAAGGACATAGAGATGGTGGAGGCAACCAGCGTATCCCGGTCCTCCCTGTCCACCGTCACCCAGACCGCCATGAGGGCTAAGCAGGTCAACAAACAGGAGCAAAACTAG
- the LOC135503699 gene encoding lens fiber major intrinsic protein-like — protein sequence MWEFRSMAFWRAVFAEFFGTMFFVFFGIGAALRWTTGPHHILHVALCFGLAAATIIQSIGHISGGHINPAVTFAYLVGSQMSLFRAFFYWVAQFLGAVAGAAVLYGVTPKNMRGNMALNMLQPGISLGMGTTVEVFLTMQLVICIFAVTDERRNGRMGSAALSIGFAVTVGHLMGMYYTGAGMNPARSFAPAVLFRNFVNHWVYWVGPMIGGALGALLYDFMLFPRMRGLSERLATLKGSRPPETETQQDARGEPIELKTQAL from the exons ATGTGGGAGTTCCGGTCCATGGCGTTTTGGCGGGCGGTCTTCGCTGAGTTCTTCGGTACCATGTTCTTTGTGTTTTTCGGCATCGGCGCTGCGCTGCGCTGGACCACTGGGCCTCACCACATCCTGCACGTAGCTCTGTGCTTCGGCTTGGCGGCTGCCACCATCATCCAGTCCATTGGCCACATCAGCGGCGGCCACATTAACCCGGCCGTCACCTTCGCCTATCTGGTAGGCTCCCAGATGTCCCTGTTCCGCGCTTTTTTCTACTGGGTTGCCCAATTTCTGGGGGCCGTGGCCGGGGCCGCCGTGCTCTATGGGGTCACCCCAAAAAACATGAGGGGCAACATGGCTCTCAACATG CTGCAGCCTGGCATCAGCCTGGGCATGGGCACCACAGTGGAGGTGTTTCTGACCATGCAGCTGGTGATTTGTATCTTTGCCGTGACGGATGAGAGGAGGAACGGACGCATGGGCTCTGCTGCCCTGTCCATCGGCTTCGCTGTCACAGTCGGACACCTCATGGGG ATGTACTACACTGGTGCTGGAATGAACCCTGCTAGATCTTTCGCCCCTGCTGTGCTCTTCAGGAACTTTGTCAACCACTGG gTGTACTGGGTGGGTCCCATGATAGGAGGTGCGTTGGGCGCTCTTCTGTACGATTTCATGCTGTTTCCACGCATGCGCGGTCTTTCTGAGCGCCTGGCCACACTGAAGGGCAGCCGACCCCCCGAGACGGAGACCCAGCAGGACGCCCGCGGGGAGCCCATCGAGCTCAAGACACAAGCCCTATAA
- the LOC135504631 gene encoding aquaporin-4 isoform X1, producing the protein MTLREELRSREFWRAMLAELLGSLVFVSAVLGASVPGPGEASTGPLYPALAAGMVAVALGHCFGEISGAQVNPAVTLSLLATRRLDLVRALVYVGAQCLGASLGAGALYFALPLKTTADCFVSRVPLEVNAAQALGMELLSTFQLVFTVFSVEDHRRREYTEPGNLAIGFSLSAGVLIGGRFSGGSMNPARSLGPAIITGFWENHWVYWIGPVLGAVLAGVSHEFFFAPSASRQKLVACLTCKDIEMVEATSVSRSSLSTVTQTAMRAKQVNKQEQN; encoded by the exons ATGACACTGCGTGAG GAGTTGCGGAGTCGTGAGTTCTGGCGTGCCATGCTGGCCGAGCTGCTGGGTTCCCTGGTGTTTGTGAGTGCTGTTCTGGGGGCCTCTGTGCCGGGCCCTGGAGAGGCCTCCACGGGGCCCCTCTACCCAGCCCTGGCTGCAGGCATGGTGGCTGTTGCCCTGGGACACTGTTTTGGAGAGATCAGCGGAGCACAG GTGAACCCAGCAGTTACCCTGTCTCTGTTGGCCACGCGGAGGCTGGACCTggtgagggccctggtgtacGTGGGAGCCCAGTGTCTGGGGGCCTCCCTGGGGGCCGGGGCTCTCTACTTCGCCCTGCCCCTCAAAACCACTGCAGACTGCTTCGTCAGCAGG GTTCCTCTCGAGGTGAACGCGGCCCAGGCTCTAGGGATGGAGCTTCTGTCAACCTTCCAGCTGGTCTTTACTGTGTTCTCCGTGGAGGACCACCGTCGTAGGGAGTACACAGAACCAGGGAACCTGGCCATCGGCTTCTCTCTCAGCGCAGGCGTGCTCATCGGG GGTCGGTTCTCTGGAGGCAGTATGAACCCGGCACGTTCCCTGGGTCCAGCCATCATCACTGGCTTCTGGGAAAACCACTGG GTGTACTGGATTGGACCGGTGCTGGGTGCAGTGCTGGCTGGGGTGTCCCATGAGTTCTTCTTTGCCCCCAGTGCATCGAGGCAGAAGCTGGTTGCGTGTCTGACCTGTAAGGACATAGAGATGGTGGAGGCAACCAGCGTATCCCGGTCCTCCCTGTCCACCGTCACCCAGACCGCCATGAGGGCTAAGCAGGTCAACAAACAGGAGCAAAACTAG